In Brevinematales bacterium, the following proteins share a genomic window:
- a CDS encoding lytic transglycosylase domain-containing protein — protein MVIFRNWILIVGVVIVAVLVFIVTVGMGVRIYEGSPQDVISCMVRAYNDMDFEYVSTNYQRFRTNNLIKNLSPELIYIVASSLYRVSNYHDLLDFTNYFISDKFLSNNVILLVGFSLSELGMFEDSQKIISYVSTNEYLKYYTDHIRYYSFRNSIFVGKARIIDFKVSFLKDNDVDKVVELLKISDDNFAVFVSTFLQLMKKNKKSDDIVRALVGRSYKNSSSLVSVSGNLISSGFVIDGVKLFLTTSLPSQIRDYYSALLYTETKEYDKAKPILERTLKDYETNKKIFDSYNISFDKLLILNLRVLGNNGKEFNNIASKYVKTGGVEFLSYVLRNYRLLSPKVYLNFITNYYSRVGLTTSTKGFLSAFISYNLHEGNMSEINEFVSFMLKRTKNTYWEKEFLLLSFLFSDNKPSIASDIITRFPFTYEYIAMLELLDTNTELKERVMLILSNNYMSILGRYKTNSNLDDLNALIGFRYIVDKFGLNWDSDVNVYEEVEKFKKKLLFQRVSVSNANFQTNEIETNMVTSLPNYIYSMYSKGIILDAHLEVRYIIPRPNIMLVEDFKNLGMVDYVVRSYERFGFQNNNIYFLRAFYTIAFLDELYPTPFEDRVDKFCFVYGIDKSLVYSIMRQESRFSPFVVSVANAIGLMQLILSTADATAKRFLKTKEPLKSLDVFVIENNLHLGISHLKELVDFFSRYPESMREVLVIASYNGGITAVRRWYDSLKTQDKIMFVEGIRFHETREYTKIVKENKFIYDNFVIKSTTTVRASISNN, from the coding sequence ATGGTAATATTTAGAAATTGGATTCTTATCGTTGGGGTTGTAATTGTAGCTGTTTTGGTATTCATAGTTACAGTTGGAATGGGAGTAAGGATATACGAGGGTAGCCCACAGGATGTTATAAGTTGTATGGTTAGAGCATACAATGATATGGATTTTGAGTATGTTTCTACTAATTATCAGAGATTTAGAACAAATAATTTGATAAAAAACTTGTCACCTGAGCTAATTTATATAGTTGCTAGTTCATTGTATAGAGTTTCAAATTATCATGATCTACTTGACTTTACTAACTATTTTATAAGTGACAAATTTCTATCAAATAATGTGATTCTACTTGTGGGGTTTTCTCTTTCAGAACTTGGCATGTTTGAGGATTCTCAAAAGATTATATCTTATGTATCTACTAATGAATACTTAAAATACTATACTGATCATATACGATACTATTCATTCAGAAACTCTATATTTGTAGGTAAAGCTCGAATAATAGACTTTAAGGTAAGCTTTTTAAAGGATAATGATGTTGACAAAGTTGTAGAGTTATTAAAGATTTCCGATGATAATTTTGCTGTTTTTGTTTCTACTTTTCTTCAGTTGATGAAGAAAAACAAAAAGTCAGACGATATAGTCAGAGCTCTTGTTGGTAGGAGTTATAAAAATTCCTCTTCATTAGTGTCTGTGTCAGGAAATCTTATTTCTTCTGGTTTTGTAATAGATGGTGTGAAACTTTTTCTTACTACCTCTTTGCCTAGTCAAATACGTGATTATTATTCAGCATTACTCTATACTGAGACAAAGGAATATGATAAGGCTAAACCGATATTGGAAAGAACTTTGAAGGACTATGAGACAAATAAAAAGATTTTTGATTCGTATAACATATCATTTGATAAGTTGTTAATACTTAATTTGAGGGTTTTAGGAAACAATGGTAAGGAATTTAATAATATTGCGAGTAAGTATGTTAAAACAGGAGGAGTTGAATTTCTGTCCTATGTTTTGAGAAATTACAGATTATTAAGTCCTAAAGTTTACTTAAATTTTATAACCAACTATTACTCAAGAGTTGGACTTACAACGTCGACAAAGGGATTCTTGTCTGCCTTTATCTCCTATAATCTACACGAGGGAAATATGAGTGAGATAAATGAATTTGTATCATTTATGCTAAAGAGGACAAAAAATACATATTGGGAGAAAGAATTTCTATTGTTATCTTTCTTATTCTCGGATAACAAACCTTCAATAGCAAGTGATATAATTACGAGGTTCCCTTTTACTTATGAATACATAGCAATGTTAGAGCTTCTCGATACAAATACTGAATTGAAAGAAAGGGTTATGCTAATACTTTCTAATAATTATATGTCTATTCTAGGTAGATATAAGACAAATTCTAATCTGGATGATCTTAATGCCTTGATAGGTTTTAGGTATATAGTAGATAAATTTGGTCTTAATTGGGATAGTGATGTCAACGTATATGAGGAAGTTGAAAAATTTAAGAAGAAGCTTCTCTTTCAAAGAGTTTCTGTATCAAATGCCAATTTTCAGACCAATGAGATAGAAACAAATATGGTAACAAGTTTGCCTAATTATATTTATTCAATGTATAGTAAAGGGATTATTTTGGATGCTCATCTTGAAGTCAGGTATATAATACCGAGGCCTAATATAATGTTGGTAGAGGATTTTAAAAATCTGGGAATGGTTGATTATGTAGTTAGATCTTATGAGAGATTTGGTTTTCAGAACAACAATATATACTTTTTGAGAGCATTCTATACAATTGCTTTTTTGGATGAGTTATATCCTACTCCTTTTGAAGATAGAGTAGATAAGTTTTGTTTTGTTTATGGTATTGATAAATCTCTTGTTTATTCTATAATGAGGCAGGAAAGTAGATTTTCTCCCTTTGTAGTTTCGGTTGCTAATGCTATAGGACTTATGCAGTTAATACTATCAACTGCTGATGCTACTGCTAAGAGATTTCTAAAGACAAAAGAACCTTTGAAGAGTTTGGATGTTTTTGTGATTGAGAATAACTTACATTTAGGGATATCTCATCTAAAAGAACTTGTTGATTTCTTCTCGAGGTATCCAGAAAGTATGAGAGAAGTTTTAGTTATAGCATCTTATAATGGCGGTATAACGGCAGTTAGAAGATGGTATGATTCTTTAAAGACTCAAGATAAAATAATGTTTGTTGAAGGTATAAGGTTTCATGAGACAAGAGAATATACAAAAATTGTCAAGGAAAATAAGTTTATCTACGACAACTTTGTTATAAAAAGTACTACTACTGTTAGGGCATCGATTTCGAATAACTAG
- a CDS encoding sigma-70 family RNA polymerase sigma factor, producing the protein MFNQTDITHDEIRRIVSKVVRDIIKRKPEYRELIQDLIQEGTVKAIESIPKFDRSRGASIRTFVRKCVKNEIINYLKSFSKYKTQELDENLEMVDSRSSDYELRILEKQVKTFIETNDKLFSEEDKEILDLWLMGYKYKDIAKKIGKTKKYVDNSIQRIKKLLSQHFKS; encoded by the coding sequence ATGTTTAATCAAACAGATATAACTCATGATGAAATACGAAGAATTGTTTCGAAAGTTGTAAGAGATATTATCAAAAGGAAGCCAGAGTATAGAGAGTTGATCCAAGACTTAATACAAGAGGGTACTGTCAAAGCAATAGAATCTATACCAAAATTTGACAGATCAAGAGGAGCTAGTATTAGAACTTTCGTAAGAAAGTGTGTAAAGAATGAGATAATAAACTATCTAAAATCTTTTTCAAAATATAAGACACAAGAGCTTGATGAAAATCTAGAAATGGTGGATAGTAGATCCTCTGATTACGAACTTAGGATATTAGAAAAGCAAGTAAAAACTTTTATCGAGACGAATGATAAACTCTTTTCAGAAGAGGATAAGGAGATATTAGATCTCTGGTTGATGGGATACAAGTATAAGGATATAGCGAAAAAGATCGGTAAGACAAAGAAATATGTTGACAATTCAATACAAAGAATAAAAAAATTACTAAGCCAGCATTTTAAATCATGA
- the rho gene encoding transcription termination factor Rho: MYLDELKDKSIDELIEMLETIYDYKSPSYRNKLDLLFKIVDNHTKLGGTVYGRGVLQILNDQNQGYGFLRSEEHNYLSGAGDIYVSQTQIRSLGLRTGDEIFGTIRAPLRDNEKYFGLLKVLKVNGKEFTGNLQKRPSFDKLTPMFPTEKFKLEYSKNDIDTRIIDIFIPIGKGQRGIIVSQPKAGKTTILKKIATAIRKNHPDVIIFVLLIDERPEEVTDWKRSLKGVQVISSTFDEEPYRHGIVAEMVLERAKRLVEEGNDVVILLDSLTRLTRAYNLITPPSGRVMSGGIEVGAFYKPKHFFGSARKIEEGGSLTIIASALIDTGSKMDEVIYEEFKGTGNMEIHLDRTLANKRIFPAIDLKLSGTRREELLLPEDTLHKMWLLRRALNDYSNEEIIQKLCEVLSKTKNNEEFLNNLQQF; this comes from the coding sequence ATCTACCTAGATGAACTAAAAGATAAATCAATAGATGAACTTATTGAAATGTTAGAAACGATATATGATTACAAATCTCCTTCTTACAGAAACAAACTTGATCTATTGTTTAAGATCGTAGATAACCATACTAAACTAGGTGGCACAGTATATGGCAGAGGAGTATTACAGATTTTGAATGACCAAAACCAAGGCTATGGTTTTTTAAGATCTGAGGAACACAACTATCTTTCAGGAGCAGGAGACATATATGTCTCTCAAACACAAATAAGATCTCTAGGGTTGAGAACAGGAGATGAGATATTCGGCACCATTAGAGCACCATTGAGAGATAATGAAAAATACTTCGGCCTTCTTAAAGTACTCAAAGTAAACGGTAAAGAATTCACTGGAAACTTACAAAAACGTCCTTCATTTGACAAGCTCACGCCAATGTTCCCAACAGAAAAATTCAAACTTGAATATTCAAAAAATGATATAGATACAAGAATAATCGACATCTTCATACCAATAGGTAAAGGACAAAGAGGTATAATAGTATCACAACCTAAAGCAGGTAAAACAACCATCCTAAAAAAAATTGCAACAGCAATAAGAAAGAATCATCCTGATGTGATAATATTTGTGCTACTCATAGACGAGAGACCAGAAGAAGTAACAGATTGGAAACGATCACTCAAAGGGGTACAAGTAATAAGTTCTACGTTTGACGAAGAGCCATATAGACATGGAATAGTAGCAGAAATGGTACTAGAAAGAGCAAAGAGATTAGTTGAAGAAGGTAATGACGTAGTGATACTACTAGATAGTTTAACTAGACTAACAAGAGCATACAACTTAATAACTCCACCATCAGGTAGAGTAATGTCAGGAGGTATCGAAGTAGGAGCTTTTTATAAACCAAAACACTTTTTCGGTTCTGCCAGGAAAATTGAAGAAGGTGGTAGCCTAACTATAATAGCAAGCGCATTAATCGATACAGGAAGCAAAATGGATGAAGTCATTTACGAAGAGTTTAAAGGCACAGGTAATATGGAAATCCATCTAGATAGAACACTAGCAAACAAGAGAATATTCCCAGCTATTGATCTAAAATTATCAGGAACTAGGAGAGAGGAATTGCTACTTCCCGAAGATACTCTACACAAAATGTGGCTACTCAGAAGAGCATTAAATGACTACTCTAACGAAGAAATAATACAAAAATTATGTGAAGTCCTAAGTAAAACTAAAAACAATGAAGAATTTCTAAACAACCTCCAACAGTTCTAA
- a CDS encoding DUF4139 domain-containing protein: MKVRSLLTTALFFISQYALANTNVLFYKDGVLVRINLKTNIIYLPNGDYNMKIEDNTILESFITNITDNKLLAELSNILKEIKYAESKMQDTQYEINRLNDNLDILKIIIGSSGQKDQKSINSLVEEYNNIYKKIINLKKELQLLETQKEDKEKIVKELEEKIASSTQTYKVFILSKPFGTLNLLLSGGWESSYKLNADNNTITTKIIVSLPKGFKFKSYKTTFYTFRMEKEYVRINLDKLIGNIYETRYFKTAIKPSIMKKTMNVDNYEEEEEESERISEKGLDVGIAFELDKEITVENGSEITISTNPISIQKRYIAIPSKYPKGIMTLIISNNLPNSILPGELEISFGQATISGLVIDSVIPRNSVFETYGLLINEIDVKREIVEEKTENPKFLGTNKRIVRVFKNSIKNNLSSDIEITIIDRIPIPSDDRIKIGIERIIPSPTSNYEQIMKESIFNIKIPVAKGKEVSTTVSYWVEYPADLRYYEYER, translated from the coding sequence ATGAAAGTAAGATCATTGTTAACTACAGCACTATTTTTCATATCTCAATATGCCTTAGCAAACACGAATGTATTATTTTATAAAGATGGAGTACTAGTTAGAATAAACCTAAAAACAAACATCATATACCTACCTAATGGAGATTACAACATGAAAATCGAAGATAATACCATATTAGAATCCTTTATAACTAATATTACCGATAACAAATTACTAGCTGAGTTAAGTAACATACTAAAAGAAATAAAATATGCTGAAAGTAAAATGCAGGATACCCAATACGAGATAAACAGACTAAACGATAATCTTGACATTCTAAAAATCATAATTGGATCATCTGGTCAAAAAGATCAAAAAAGTATTAACAGCCTTGTTGAAGAGTACAATAACATCTACAAAAAAATTATCAACCTAAAAAAAGAACTACAATTACTAGAAACTCAAAAAGAAGATAAAGAAAAGATTGTCAAAGAGCTAGAAGAGAAAATAGCATCTTCAACTCAAACGTATAAAGTCTTCATACTTTCAAAACCATTTGGAACACTAAATCTCCTATTATCAGGAGGCTGGGAAAGTAGTTACAAATTAAATGCTGATAATAACACTATAACAACAAAAATTATAGTATCACTACCTAAAGGTTTCAAATTTAAATCCTATAAGACAACTTTCTATACTTTTAGAATGGAGAAAGAATACGTTAGGATAAACCTCGATAAACTTATAGGCAACATCTACGAAACAAGATACTTCAAAACTGCTATTAAACCAAGTATTATGAAAAAAACCATGAATGTAGATAATTATGAAGAAGAAGAGGAAGAAAGTGAAAGAATAAGTGAAAAAGGTTTAGATGTTGGAATAGCTTTTGAATTAGATAAAGAGATTACTGTAGAAAATGGATCAGAGATAACAATATCTACTAATCCTATAAGTATTCAAAAGAGATATATTGCTATACCCTCAAAATACCCAAAAGGTATCATGACACTAATAATATCAAACAACCTACCCAATTCTATCCTGCCAGGAGAACTTGAAATATCATTTGGTCAAGCTACAATAAGTGGTTTAGTCATAGATAGCGTAATACCAAGAAACAGTGTATTCGAAACATACGGATTATTAATAAATGAAATAGACGTAAAAAGAGAAATAGTTGAGGAGAAAACCGAAAATCCTAAATTCCTTGGAACCAACAAGAGAATTGTTAGAGTATTCAAAAATTCAATCAAAAATAACCTATCAAGTGATATAGAAATAACTATAATCGACAGAATACCAATACCTTCAGACGATAGGATAAAAATAGGCATAGAAAGAATAATACCATCTCCCACTTCAAATTACGAACAGATAATGAAAGAAAGTATATTTAATATAAAAATTCCTGTCGCTAAAGGCAAAGAAGTAAGCACTACTGTTTCCTATTGGGTTGAATACCCAGCAGATCTACGTTACTATGAATACGAAAGATGA
- a CDS encoding PEGA domain-containing protein, protein MKRSLIIFCLALAISTLSCTPNINKLKITEPVLKTDIVVSIAEIKSIKTNYIIDLSHKVDLITKLGEKLESPKHEDETKDITITNITSNEKAIQTSQDQTNLIPTKTKKFIDLDNIIKNTISINLKNFIRYLSKYNYSVEEIKILNRDKIEEEILKTYNDKEIKEYTYTKYTTNFIKQTNYYVFITNTNILVAEIVDKNLVIEEIKLKDNIFLSNVLINYDWVLKLTNGVNFTEGSKGDFSILVFYDIYESPINRYLTNIIISMVVIVSNQTTSNFILMKTNLELIDFLSTDRKVFNQLKPFFYNYRTGILKVETKPEDVDILVNDLYMGRGKTTPEFFSEGIHKITLSKGPLIIDEYVYLKSGALNIYSKDLSENYKNTKKLYINSIPLGADTFIESQYIGKTPTNIVLPTGKYRIWLKKNNLEKFLDIELNSDTNLSATLQDLNQNTEYNVMTGITILLGIATVSSISMFFWADSQERYYDFLYNQYGKPEYQKMREYYYYFKDNMRTTSITGTIATLILWGITLGIESDKFYIKLNHQF, encoded by the coding sequence ATGAAAAGATCACTAATAATATTTTGTTTAGCACTAGCAATCTCAACTCTCTCATGTACCCCAAATATCAACAAACTAAAAATAACAGAACCTGTTTTAAAAACAGATATAGTAGTTTCAATAGCAGAAATAAAATCTATAAAGACTAATTATATCATAGATCTTTCCCACAAAGTAGATCTAATAACCAAATTAGGAGAAAAGTTAGAATCACCAAAACACGAAGATGAAACTAAAGATATTACTATAACAAACATTACAAGTAATGAAAAAGCTATCCAAACATCACAAGATCAAACAAACTTAATACCAACAAAAACCAAGAAATTTATAGATTTAGATAACATCATAAAAAACACTATATCTATAAACTTAAAAAACTTCATAAGATACCTATCAAAATACAACTACAGTGTTGAGGAAATAAAAATACTCAACAGAGACAAAATAGAAGAAGAGATACTAAAAACATACAACGATAAAGAGATAAAAGAGTACACTTACACTAAATACACAACAAATTTTATTAAACAAACTAACTATTATGTCTTCATTACAAATACTAACATACTCGTAGCAGAAATTGTTGACAAAAATTTAGTTATAGAGGAAATTAAGTTGAAGGACAACATTTTCTTGAGTAATGTTTTGATCAATTATGACTGGGTACTAAAATTAACTAATGGAGTTAACTTTACCGAGGGTAGTAAAGGGGATTTTTCAATATTAGTTTTCTACGATATTTACGAATCCCCCATTAATAGATATTTAACAAACATAATCATATCAATGGTTGTAATTGTTTCAAACCAAACTACCTCAAACTTTATCTTAATGAAAACAAACCTAGAACTTATCGATTTCTTGTCTACTGATAGAAAAGTTTTCAACCAACTCAAACCATTTTTTTACAACTACAGAACAGGAATTCTAAAAGTAGAAACAAAACCTGAAGATGTTGACATACTTGTAAATGACTTATATATGGGTAGAGGGAAAACTACTCCGGAATTTTTCTCTGAAGGAATCCATAAGATAACACTCTCAAAAGGTCCATTAATAATAGATGAGTATGTATATTTGAAAAGTGGTGCACTAAACATATACTCAAAAGACTTATCAGAAAACTACAAAAATACAAAGAAACTATACATAAACTCAATACCATTAGGAGCAGATACTTTCATAGAAAGTCAATACATTGGAAAAACACCAACAAATATAGTATTACCAACTGGTAAATACAGAATATGGCTCAAAAAAAATAATCTAGAGAAATTTCTTGATATTGAACTTAATTCAGACACTAACCTGTCAGCAACTTTACAAGACCTAAATCAAAATACTGAATACAATGTAATGACTGGTATAACCATATTATTGGGTATAGCAACTGTTTCAAGTATATCTATGTTTTTCTGGGCTGATTCCCAAGAAAGATACTATGACTTCCTATATAATCAATACGGAAAACCTGAATACCAAAAAATGAGAGAATACTATTATTACTTCAAAGATAACATGAGAACAACCTCAATAACAGGAACAATAGCAACTCTTATCTTATGGGGAATTACATTAGGAATTGAATCAGATAAGTTTTACATAAAACTAAATCATCAATTCTAA